The following coding sequences are from one Melospiza melodia melodia isolate bMelMel2 chromosome 2, bMelMel2.pri, whole genome shotgun sequence window:
- the PDZK1 gene encoding Na(+)/H(+) exchange regulatory cofactor NHE-RF3 isoform X2, whose translation MASALRPRECTVSKQPQQKYGFFLRVEQDTAGHIIRNVERGSPADSAGLQDGDRVLRVNGAFVDKQEHAQVVEMVRNSGNSVVLLILDDASYEKAQKEGVNLEGLGQKASTGQQQEQQCPPSTATAAPQPRLCYLVKEETGYGFSLKSTEGQKGLFIVELSSQGAAAKAGVQNNDRLIEINGKNVENDTHEEVVEKVKKSENHVMFLLSNEETDRYFTSQRMALSKESASLRLLPLKPRLIEIQKGKSGYGFYLRLEQNTGDHVIKDVSFDSPAAMAGLKDNDILVAVNGERVDGLDHESVVGKIKQSEQRTSLLVVDKETDSMYKLAQISPFSYYYKAQASTLAKMEERVELHTEQKVNHKPRICKMVKGPNGFGFSLNMIKNKPGLFITEVQSQGAAGRAGVENNDFLVEVNGVNVTKESYDKVVARIQSTGDRLTLLVCSRDAYRYFQGQNIPITASMAESDTPEPPAHTENHPAEPERNSPEPRERADSSSSSSQSAASTRADSDNSDDTKL comes from the exons ATGGCTTCTGCTCTGCGGCCCAGAGAGTGCACAGTGAGCAAGCAGCCCCAGCAGAAGTACGGGTTCTTCCTGCGGGTTGAGCAGGACACGGCAGGACACATCATCCGCAACGTGGAGCGCGGCAGCCCGGCCGACAGCGCCGGCCTGCAGGATGGAGACAGGGTGCTCCGGGTCAACGGCGCCTTCGTGGACAAGCAGGAGCATGCACAG GTGGTGGAGATGGTCAGGAATAGCGGGAATTCCGTAGTGCTCCTCATCCTGGATGATGCATCCTATGAAAAGGCACAAAAGGAGGGAGTGAACTTGGAAGGGCTGGGTCAAAAGGCATCCACAGgccaacagcaggagcagcagtgcccaccATCCACGGCCACTGCAgctccacagccccggctctgctaCCTGGTGAAGGAGGAGACAGGCTACGGCTTCTCCCTGAaaagcacagaag GACAGAAGGGGCTGTTCATAGTAGAGCTTTCATCTCAAGGAGCAGCTGCAAAGGCTGGTGTCCAAAATAACGATCGCCTGATTGAAATCAATGGGAAAAATGTGGAAAATGACACCCACGAGGAAGTGGTGGAAAAG GTAAAGAAGTCTGAAAATCATGTTATGTTTCTACTTTCAAATGAAGAAACAGACCGCTATTTCACAAGCCAGAGGATGGCACTGAGCAAAGAGAGCGCCAGCCTAAGGTTGCTTCCCCTCAAACCACGACTTATTGAGATCCAGAAGGGAAAAAGCGGTTATGGATTTTATCTACGGCTGGAACAAAATACTGGTG ACCACGTCATCAAAGATGTTAGTTTTGacagcccagcagccatggcaggTCTGAAGGACAATGACATCCTAGTGGCTGTCAATGGCGAGCGAGTGGACGGGCTGGATCACGAAAGCGTGGTGGGAAAAATAAAGCAGTCTGAGCAAAGAACCTCCCTGCTGGTGGTGGATAAGGAAACTGACAGCATGTACAAACTG GCTCAGATTTCCCCTTTCTCATACTACTACAAAGCACAGGCTTCAACCCTGGCTAAAATGGAGGAAAGAGTGGAGTTGCACACTGAGCAGAAAGTGAACCACAAGCCAAGGATCTGCAAGATGGTGAAAGGACCTAATGGATTTGGCTTCAGTTTAAATATGATCAAGAACAAACCTGGATTGTTCATCACTGAG GTACAAagccagggagcagctggcagagcaggTGTGGAAAACAACGATTTCCTGGTGGAAGTGAACGGAGTGAATGTGACCAAGGAATCCTATGACAAGGTGGTGGCAAGGATCCAGAGCACTGGGGACAGACTGACACTGCTGGTGTGCAGCAGAGATGCTTACAGGTACTTCCAAGGCCAAAACATTCCCATCACAGCCTCCATGGCAGAGTCAGACACTCCTGAGCCTCCTGCTCACACAGAAAACCATCCAGCAGAGCCAGAGAGGAACTCACCTGAGCCAAGGGAAAGG